A region of the Scatophagus argus isolate fScaArg1 chromosome 19, fScaArg1.pri, whole genome shotgun sequence genome:
ttttttttctttctgcttttaatGTATATAGGTATGTTGCCTAGTAATTCCTCATATAAACAATTCCAGTCATGTCACTGTACAtactttttaatatttctgtgatacttttctgtgttttccttacTGTAAATATTGAACTTTCCAGTTcttattctatatttatatttggaCATTATACCAAGACAGATGCCTTGTATGTGTAAATATGATTATGATGATTcaataatgaataaaacatgactttgattcAGATTCTTCTTAATGGTAATTCTGCCACCATTTGAAGCAGTGAACCTATATCATAGACCTTGTATTGCAGAGATGTAAGGAACTGAGGTGCATTCCccaaagcaaaaacacaggaattcctctgcagctcagttCCCTCCACACCCTATACTTTCTGCGGACAAGCACCACAGGAGAATACCAGCACTTGCTGACATTTGCTGTTTGCGCAACCTGGAACAGCAGCCAGAGATGCCATAACTCAGCTTAACTACCATGTTGAATTTAATGGAGAGGCCACACAGCAAAGTGTTGTTGGCAGTGTGATAACAACATCCACTGTTATGGTTCAGTCAGCTGTCTACAACATCCACAACTGAACATACAGCTGAGCTGCTGAGAATTATGCGTTCCAAGGAGTCTTCATCTTTAGTGtaactgttttttaaaaacatgatcaGACTCATTTACTGCAAGTCCTGCATGACTGAAGGCATAAACCCTTTCATCTTTGCTGTCATGAGCTGAGGGAGGAAAACTGATATGCtatgaggagaaagagaaaaagtggCGTGCTGAGTGAAGCAATACTGGAACCAACAAGAAGTGAAAGTGATATGGTTCAAGTTTACATGAAACAGGATTTTGTCTCAGTAACCAACAACTTCTTCTGTGTTACTGTTGGGCTGTTTAACCTTTAACACTTGCAGCTCGGTCAGATCTGTCATACTCTTACGAAACACAGCACATGAAAAGGCCAATATTTATAACTGAGGTATTTTCTGCTAAAATGTCGGATACCTTATTTTTATTGAGccaatcaaaaatgaaaacggAAAAGTATTCACCAGTTCTATATGGACATTAATGAGAAATGTAAATGCATACATTTGTAAATGCATAGCTGTATTatagatgtttttttcctctattattattattatcatagaACCTAATTTAAAATGTACGCAATGTTTTCAATCTGAGGTTGGTATCTGGGAACCAGGAGCAGGAGACGCTGCTGACCAGGTTGTTGGGTTGGAAGGAGGCTAACAGGCTGGTGGCTAGCTGACTAAGGTTCTGATAGTAGACTTGTGGCTAGCTGACTGGGAAGCAGACTGGAGACTAGCCCACTCTGGAGCTGGAGTTGACAGGATGCTAGCAGGCCAGTGGCTTGCTGACTGGAAGGCAGATTAGAGACTAGCCCACTCAGGAGCTGGACCTGACAGGAGGCCAACAGCCTGGTGGCAGGCTGGGAAGCTACTGAGCCTTTAATAGAGGGCTTATGAAACAGGCCTGAGACACTCTGCAGCATTTCCTTATTCTGACATAATAAAGCTTCCCAAACTGCAAGAATGTGATAAAGCTGTAAAGTTTCCAGTTTGTTATCCGTGTTACTATTCAGTTCATACTTTTAACCCAATATATATACACCAATATGAGGTAGTaggtgaaaaaaagaaactttaatgAATAAACTTACTTAAAAAGGAACAGAAGCAAACTAAttgtccaaacaaagaaattatTCAAAATGGCAAGCAATGTGGCTAGAAGCCCAGGTAGTatagtccaaacaaagaaattaatCCAGAACAGGGAACACAGGGACCACAAGGAAACACAGGATACACAGGAATCACTTGGAGTGAAGGAACACAGAGTACGGAGAAGGCCACATCAAAatccagaaaacacagaagatacAGCTGATTAAAGAAGCACAGCAGATGCAGAGACCcaaggaaacacagacaaactgtcaAAATACACAAGGAGAACATGGGTATATAAAGGTTGAGTTAATGTTAATGAGTTAACTAACATGTAATGTTAGTTGTTAATATTTAGTGTACTTTTCCTGCTAATggttaggccttgtttggttgtttgtttgcttactttttgactaatctacactgctgtaatgggtTACTGGATGATTtaatttcccttgggatcaataaagtatctatctatctatctatgaaaTTATATGTCAGTATGTAATTAAATCACTGATGGAAACTCTCACTTGGTTAATCAAAAGCCCCAACAAATGTCAAAGTcctgactttttaaaaagatacaGGATGAATATCTTTTCAATAAATGATTAGAAACAATATACGTTTGTTTGACATCTATCTCTTTTGTATAATGAACCTTGACTGATGATATTACTGGATGTTCTGGCAAACTGCAAAGAATgagatgacaaaacaaaattctaaaGCTAAGTATGGTTTGTTCACTGCAGTTATGTACAATAAGTGCTACTGTTCTTTGTTAACCTTTTGAAAAGGTTTTGTCCAACAGTGTTTGAAGTAAAACAGCCTCTCTAAGGTCTTTTCGGGGGAACAGCGGTAAATGTGGACAACCCTCAATGCTCTATGGGCTTCTATGGTATGTTGCTGGGTCAGGCTGTTTTCACAAAGGGGCCATTTGCTTGCCAGGTATAAAAAGGAAGGTTTCCAACATGTAGACAAGCAGTTCAGCTCCAagagcagcaccagcaccaacagcagcagtagcacCGCCTCTGGTTACAACACCCGGCAAAGATGACCTCCAGCAACATGAACATGATGAGCAAGATCATCTTCTACGAGGACAGGAACTTCCAGGGCCGCTCCTACGAGTGCATGAGCGACTGTCCCGACATGTCCTCCTACCTGAACCGCTGCCACTCCTGCAGGGTGGAGAGGGGCTGCTTCATGGTCTATGACCGCACCAACTTCATGGGAAACCAGTACTTCATGAGGAGGGGCGAGTACGCTGACTACATGAGCATGATGGGCATGAACGACTGCATCAGGTCCTGCCGCATGATCCCTATGCACAGAGGCTCCTACAGGATGAGGATCTACGAGAGGGAGAACTTCCAGGGACAGATGTACGAGCTAATGGAGGACTGCGAGAACATCATGGACCGCTACAGTATGTCCAACTTCATGTCCTGCAATGTGATGGAGGGCCACTGGCTGATGTACGAACAGCCCCACTTCAGAGGAAGGATGATGTACATGAGGCCCGGAGAGTACAGGAACTTCATGAGCATGGGCTGGAGCGGCATGAGGTTCATGAGCATGAGGCGCATTATGGATTCCTGCTACTAGATAATGACTCCTTACAGTGCAACAAATTAATTACTAACAAATCAAATTATTGACAATTAGTAACTAAGCAACTTACCTGCAGCAGTACTTTTTTCTGGATGAAAAAGACTGACCTGCACATACATATATCTTTGAGGACTGGCTGATGACGAGAAAAAAAGCCaccaaaaggaaacacaaataaaGTCTGCTTTGTTATAAAAATCATTTTGGGAATTGAATCtattctttgttctttttcttctagTGATTTTCTTACCTCCTCCTACAATCTAAAGGCACTTCATCAACCTTCCAAACTCTTTGACCACACTTTGTAGGCAAGTTATAATAACTCTCTCATAAATATCATTTATCTAGGGCAAGACAACAAAATCCAACACCTTATGTACCCATACTTACATCAGTAATCTTACATCAGCATATGGACCCCCCCTCAAACTTCTCATTGTGTGATTGATTCTTACATTTGTAAAATCACTTCACAGGGAGGGACAGTCACTTCAGAGTCAGGGAGGGACACTGATGTCCTGCCAAAACATGGGTTTAAGTAAatctgtgtgacacacacacaaata
Encoded here:
- the LOC124050542 gene encoding gamma-crystallin M2-like codes for the protein MTSSNMNMMSKIIFYEDRNFQGRSYECMSDCPDMSSYLNRCHSCRVERGCFMVYDRTNFMGNQYFMRRGEYADYMSMMGMNDCIRSCRMIPMHRGSYRMRIYERENFQGQMYELMEDCENIMDRYSMSNFMSCNVMEGHWLMYEQPHFRGRMMYMRPGEYRNFMSMGWSGMRFMSMRRIMDSCY